The Thermocrinis albus DSM 14484 genome segment TATCAACTGTCTTTTCTCCTCAACATGGATAATATAGAACCCCTCAAAGAGAACATGGGGGAACCCGAGGCCTCTTTAGAGGAACTCCTTAAGAGGGCTGTTGCGCAGGACCCACAGATACGTCAGCTGGAGAGCCTTGCACGCTCATGGGATTACAGAATAAAACTCCTTCAAGCTTACAGAATTCCTGATATTGACGTAGGTGTGGAGTACGATTCTTTCGGTGTTAAGTACAGACCTGGTTTAGGTGTAGGTGTGGCCATAACCCTCCCCATATTTGACAGGAGACAGGGTGATCTCCTATCTGCTTTCAGCACAAGGCAGCAGATCTTACTTCAGCTGGAAAAAGCCAAAAGGCAGGTAGAGACTCAGGTGAGGCAAGCTTACCTGCAGTACTTTGCCAGCAGGCAGTCTTACCTTAACATGAAGAACCTAAAAGGACAGATGGACGAACTTTTGGAAAGAACCAAGAGGGCCTATCTTCTTGGTGGTCTCAGTGTGTTGGACTTTTTGGACACACTGCGCACTTACAGAGCTTTCATGTACAACTTCCTTTCCAGCTACTATGGATACCTTCAGGCCTATTACTCCCTCTTGGTGACAGCGTGGGCGCTACCATGAAAAGAGGAAAGTTGGGTCTTCTATCCCTCTTCTTTCTCTTGATGGGTTGCCAAAAATCTAAGCCTGTTACTGAAAGTAAAGGGCTGACACCCCGGATCCAAGTGGTGGAGGAGATGCGTGTACCGGACACACTGGATGTTGTAGCACTGGTACAACCCGATAAGGAAGGTACAGTCCAGATAAGTGCAAAGGTTCAGGGGATTCTCCAAGACATAAAGGTGAAGGTAGGTGATCAGGTAAGGAAAGGTCAGATACTAGCCACTCTTAAGAGTCCTGATATGGCAGATCTCTACTGGCAGATGGCGGCTCTGAGGACACAGGTGGAACACGCATGGCGCCTCTACCAAGTAAAAAAGGAGCTCTACGAAGCTGGAGCGGTACCAAAACTGGAACTTATGGAGGCAGAACAAAATTACAAAGTACTAAAAGCGCAACTTTCCGGATTGGAAAAGAAACTGAGTTATTACGGAGGAGGATCAGGGAGCTCCATCATAACGGCCCCCGTTGATGGTGTTGTTTATGAGATAAAGGCACAACCCGGTGAGATGGTATCACCCGATAGGGTGATACTGAGTGTAGCGGATCCTAACCGTATTCTGCTGGCTCTTCAGATACCTCAAGACAGAGACGTATCTTTACAAAAGGGACAGAGGGTAAAACTGATACTTGCTGGAAGATCTTTGGAAGGTGTGGTGCAGTATGTGGGTAATGTGGTGAATCCTGACACCAAATCCTACAGTGTTTATGTAAAACCTCTATGTTCTGATTGCGCTTTTAGAATAAATCAACTCCTCAGTGTGAAAATACAGACAGGAGAAAGGTCCTTGTTGGTTATCCCCTCTGATGCTCTCCTTTACAAGGATGGAAAGTTTTATGTTCTTGCATGGCAGAAGAATCAGATCACACCTGTGCAGGTAAGATTTGTTTCCTCCCTTTCCAACAACAGAGTGGCTGTAGAAGGTCTTCCTGCAGGTAGTGAGGTGATACGCGAGGCCATAAACTGGGAGAAACCATGATGGTAAGGTGGATCCTCTTCGTATGGGACAACGCCCGTACTGTCTTGATCCTTTGGGTGATAGTGGTGTTAGGTGCTTTGCTAGCTCTCAAAAGTCTCAACGTGGAAGCATTTCCGGATCCTTCACCCCCCATAGTGGAAGTAGTGGCCATATATCCCGGCAGATCGGCGGAGGAGGTAGAAAAACTGATCACTCTCCCCTTGGAAATAGCTTTCTCGGGTATGCGCGGGCTTGAGAGAATAAACTCCATCTCCCTTTACAGCCTATGTGATATAAAACTGAAGTTCTCTTACGATATACCCTACCGAGAGGCAAGACAGGAGGTTATAAACCGTCTTTCCACCGTGTCCTTACCCGATAACGTGCAGCCTCAGATAATTCCCAACCCACTGGGAGAGGTGATGCGGTACGTAGTGGAGGGTCCTGCCGATCTCATGACTTTACGAACCATACAGGACTGGGTGGTGGCACGTTATATAAAGACAGCTTACGGAGTGGAAGATGTAGCCAGTTACGGAGGTTTTATAAAAGCTTATGTGGTGGATCTCATACCGGAGAAAATGCTGGCATACGGTGTTTCCTTTCAGGATGTGGTTAACGCTCTTTCTAGATCCAACAGCAGTGCCGGTGGAGTACCTACGCAGATAGGAAAACAACAGTTGGTGGTGTTAGGATCCGGTCTTATAAAAAGCCTCGATGACATAAAAAAGGTGGTTGTTGGTTTGAAGGGTAATGTTCCCATCACACTGGATCAGGTTGCTTATGTACGAGTTGGTAACTTGCCCAGAACCGGCATAGTGGGTCTTAACAGAAAGGACGATGTGGTTATGGGGGTCGTGATTCTACGCAAGGATGCCAAAAGTATACCTGCCATAAGATCCATAAGAGAAAAGATAGAGCAGCTCAACAAGTACATACTGCCCTCAGGTTTTCGGGTAATTCCCTTCTACGAGAGAGGTAAGTTGGTGGACGAGGTTATCCACAAGGTAACATGGATAGCGCTGGAAGGTATTCTGCTAGTGTTTGTGACCACTCTCCTCCTTTTGGGAAGCTGGGTCTCTGCTTTAGCAGTGGCCCTTACTGTGCCTATATCTCTGGTGGTGGCTTTAGGTGTTCTGTCACTCCAAGGAGAGTCGGTAAACTTCCTTTCCATAGCGGCTATAGATTTCGGCATCATAGCAGATATTCCCATACTGTTCATGGAGAACTACCTAAGAATAAGAGGTTCGAAACCGGCAGGTTTGTCTGCGCTTACCAAATCCACCGTTGAGGTTGGTCCTCTCCTCATACTTTCTCTTCTTTTCATACTTATAGCTTTCATTCCTGTCTTTCTTATGAGTGGTGCAGAAAGACAGATCTTCTTTCCTATGGTAAAAACCTACCTCCTTGCCATAGGTACGTGTCTTATTCTTACCTTCACTTTTCTCATAGCTGTTCTGCGCTTTTTTGCCAAAAAGGACTCCTTAAAGTCACCCTTCTTCTGGATTTATCTGGAAAATTTGTACGAAAAAGTTCTCAGAAAGCTCCTTTCTACAAAGCATACCTTGTGGTTAGTCATGATAGGCCTCCTGGCTATTCTCACAGTGGTGTTGATGATGCGCACAGGCTTTGAGTTTATACCCACAATGGACGAAGGTAACATCTACATGCGCGTCATATTCCCATATTCTATATCCTTAGAGCAGACTTACGAAAACGCGAAACGCATAAGGGACCTTCTCCTCACCGTGCCGGAGATAAAAACCGTGGAGTTTCAGGTGGGAAGACCCGAGGATGGCACCGATCCTACAGGACCTTTTAACTCTGAGTACTTTATAGATCTTAAACCTTACTCTCAGTGGAGGGATGGCCTAAACAAAAAGGACCTGGAAGAGGAGATAAGACAGAAGGTGGCATCCCTCTTCCCCTACGCAGATATTAGCGTGTCCCAGTACATACAGGATAACTTGGCAGAGGCTATGTCCGGTGTTAAGGGAGAAAACTCCCTGAAGATCTTTGGCGACGATCTCTATACCTTAGATAAGTTAGCTATGCAGGCCAAAAGTCTCCTTCAAAAGGTGGATGGGCTAGAAGAAGTAGGTGTGTTCAGAGAACTGGGACAGCCCTATCTCAGGATAGAGGTGGACCGTCAGCGGGCGTCCTCTTATGGAATAAACGCTCAGGACGTTACAGATCTGGTGGCCGCGGCGTTAGGGGGTAAGGAGGTGACCCAAGTGATGGAGGGAGACAAACGATTCTCTCTTCTTGTATCCTTACCGGAAGAGTACAGAAACAACATAGAGAAGATAAAAAACATCCCTCTGTTTACTCCGTCGGGTTATTCTGTGCCTCTCTCCAGCGTTGCAGATATAAAACTGACCGAAGGACCCTCCTTCATCTACAGGGAGAACTACAAAAGGTACATCCCTATAAAGTTTGATATATCTTCTAAGGACAAGGTGGGTACTGTCAGAAAGGCTCAGGAGCTCCTCAGCAAATATCTGCACCTACCGGAAGGTTACCGTCTGGAGTGGTCCGGTCAGTGGGAGGAGTTTGTTAAATTTGTTAAAAGACTTTCTCTCTCCGGTAGCGTAGCCCTCTTTTTATTACTCCTTCTGCTATTCTCTTACCTTCGATCCATAAAGAACGCTCTTTTGGTGATGGTGGGTGTACTTATGGCGGCTTTTGGTTCTGTACTCAGTCTTTACGTGGCAGGTATAACGGTGAACGTATCTGCCATGGTGGGTTTTGTGTCCATCTTGGGTATAACTTTACTTAATATATCCATAATGATGAATCACTATCACCAACTTTTGAAGTTGGGGATGGAAAAGGAGGAGGCTTGTATCACAACGGCAAAGGAAAAGTTGCGCAGTGTTGTACTGAGTGGATTTGTAGCTTCTGCAGGACTTCTGCCTTCAGCTCTGTCTCATGGAGTAGGCACCCAGATACAGAAACCTCTGGCTGTGGTGGTGGTGGGTGGAATGCTGGTAACCACCTTCCTTACTCTCACTTTAGTGCCACCTCTCCTGAAGCTTAGCGATGCGCAGGGTTAAGTGGGTGTTATTTCTACTTCTTCTGAGTGTGGAAGGAGAGGAGATGCTACCCCAGATAATGTCTCCTGATATAAGTTTCAGTTACTCACTGGACGATAGGGTCAGTGTGAATCTCGGTGTAAGAACTTCCACCTATATGGAGGATCTCCTCAACAAGCATAGGCAAACAAGCACTTACTCGGTGTGGTTTACCGTCAATTTTTGACCCAACAACGGGAGGAAGCACATCTCATAACTCTATTTTGTAACCTATGCCTCTGACGGTTCTTATGGCCTGCCCCTCTTTTCCCAGCTTTTCCCTAAGATTCTTCACATGGACGTCTATAGTCCTGTCATACACATCCTTTTTAAGTACAGCTTCTATAAGATACTCTCTGCTCACAGGCCTACCGTAGTTTTCAAGAAGACATTCCAAGATTTTAAACTCTGTAGGTGTAAGGTATATCTTCTCTTTACCTCTCCTTACCTCCATCTTCTGGGTGTCTATCTGTAGCTCACCCAACTGGTATATACCCTCACTTTTCAAGTGGCCCGAGCGCCTCAGTACGGCACGTATTCTGGCCAAAAGCTCCCTGAGGGAGAAGGGTTTTGTTATGTAGTCATCGGCACCCAACTCAAAACCCTTCAGTCGGTCGTCCTCCATACCTTTTACGGTGATAAACACGATAGGGACCGACTTGGTGGCCGGATTTGTTTTAAGGTACCTTGCCAAGCTGAACCCATCGTGATCGGGTAACATAACGTCCAGAAGTACGAGGTGAGGGACATCATCCCTGATCCTTCTGATGAAGGAGGAGCCATCTCTGAAACCTTCTGCCTGAAACCCTTCCTCTTCCAAGTAATGCACTACAGTTTCTAAGAGATCTATATCATCTTCCACCACAAACACTTTAGGCCTCATATCTTGGGTTTTATCTTGATCACCACCTCGTCAGGGTTAACCACTTCACCGGGCACAGCCAGTATCTCTTCCACTACGCCGTCCACAGGAGAGTGTACTTCGTTTTCCATCTTCATAGCTTCCACCGTGAATAATACATCACCTTCTTTAACCTCTTGACCTACGCTTACCTTTATGGACACCACCTTACCCGATATGGGAGATGTTACATCCCCTACACCCACAGGTCTGGGGCGCTTGGGTTTTACTTCCTCTCCACCGTATATCTCTCCGTAAGGTGTGGTAACAGCGCTTACCTCCCGAAGAGGCTTTATGATAACCTCCTCAAGTCTACCGTCCAGTCTTATGAAGAAGGATTTACCTTCTTGAGTGGGTTCGCCTCTACCCGCTATCTGCACATGGTACTGCTCACCGTGAACGGTTATCACAAACTCCACAGGTATCTTTTCCCTCTCTTCTTGAGAAAGTTCCACCTCTGGGCTTACAGCTTCTCCTTTTTCGTAGCTCTCTCTCCACTGGAAGTACTCTTTAGCTATCATGGGAAACAGCGCGTAGGAGAGTATATCCTCCTCACTGCGCGCACCAGCTTTCAGAGCTTCTTCCCTCACCTTTTCCAGCTCAGGCTCCAAAAGATCTGCAGGTCTTATGTGGTATATGGGCTCTTCGTCTCCCAAAATCTTTTTGAGTATTTCTTCCTTTACAGGTGCAGGAGGTTTACCGTAAAGCCCCTTCACGTAATCCTTAGTTTCCTTCGTAACCACCTTGTAACGTTCGCCATGCAGCACGTTAAGGAAGGCTTGTGTACCTACAATCTGGCTGGTGGGTGTTACCAAGGGAGGGTATCCTAAGTCTTCTCTTACCCTCACCACTTCCTCTAAAACTTCCGGTAGTTTATCTTCCATACCCTGTTCTCTCAGCTGGTTTATAAAGTTGGTTATCATACCTCCAGGTACCTGGTGGGTGAGCACTCCTACATCAGGATACGGAGGCAAAAGGTCAAACTTCTTGTACTTTTTCCTCACTTCCACAAACATATCACCCGCCTTCTTATACAGTTTCTCGTCCACATCCACACGGTATCCCAGTTCCCTCAGTACATATATCATCGTCTCACCGGGAGGGTGGGATGTCTGACAGGAGAGGGAGTAAAAAACGGTATCTATCATATCTGCTCCTGCCTCTATCCCTTTGAGCTGTGCCATCTGGGCAAGGTCCGCTGTGGTTTGGGTGTGAAGATGCACAGGGTAATGGGGAAACTCAGACTTCAGAGCAGACACCAGATCATGAGCCATCTTGGGAGACAAAATCCCGGCCTGATCCTTTATGCTCAGTATGTCAACTCCCATATCTACCAGTTCTTTGGCTACACGCAGGTAATACTCCACCGTATGGACCGGGCTTATGGTGTAAGAGAGAACACCCTTAACAACAGCGCCTACCTTCTTAGCGGTTTCTATCGCTTTACGTAAGTTCCTAGTATCGTTAAGAGCATCAAATATTCTGAAAACCTCTATACCGTTATCATAAGCTTTCTTTACAAAGGCTTCCACCACATCGTCTGGGTAATGTCTGTAACCTACTATATTCTGTCCTCTTAGAAGCATCTCCAAGCGTGTGTTAGGTGTGTGCTCTTTGAACTTTCTTAACCTCTCCCAAGGATCTTCCTTTAGGTACCTCAGACACACGTCAAAGGTGGCACCTCCCCAAACTTCCAGCGACCAAAAACCACACTTATCCAGAATGCTTATGATAGGTAACATATCCTCAGTTCTTACCCGTGTGGCCAAAAGACTTTGGATGCCATCCCTCAGAGATACATCCGTTATCTCTATCTTGCGCATAAGGAAATTATCTTACAGTTAAGGTCTGTTTGCAAGCAGTTTAACACGCACGTAGATAAAACCTCTATGCATGTAACCCAATCTCTTCACTATACTGCCATCAGGTGCGATAGCACCTGTATCTCCTGAGTTGTTGACCCAGAGAACATACTTTCCCAGCTCTAGGGCCCTCACCTTTGCCCATAGTAGGTGCTGATAAGAACAATCTGAGTTGTTGAACCAACCATCGTTGGTAAGTACCGCCACAAGGTGAGCACCGTCAGCCATCTTATGCACGAGACTCATATGGGCTATCTCAAAACATATGGGTGTGGCTATCCTTATGTCTCCCAGACGGAGGGGTCTGATTTGGTCACCCGGCACATAGTCAATACCTGATATGGCAGGAAATAGCCTCTTGAGAAAACCGAAGGGCTCTGGCAAGAACTCTCCTATAGGCATCAGCTTAACCTTATCATAGTGGTCCACAAGCCTGCCGTTGGCTAAGAGATAGGCAGAGTTATAGGGTTTCGTACCCTCCCTTATGTCCACGAGTCCTACCAATATGGGAGAAAGGTAACTCATACGGTAAAGGGGTTCCATCATGTCCTCTTCTGAAAAGAAAAAGGGGAGTGCAGACTCCGGTAATACTGTCAGATCAGGTTTTTTGCTCACTGCTTGCTGCAACAGATCCAGTATAGAGTCGGTGTGTTGGTAAAAAAGATCTTTTCTGAGTTTATCCTGCTGGGGTACAGCTGTTTGCACGAGGGCTACCAGGATTTCTTTTGCTGAAGTCATCTTCTTCTCTAATTGAGTGTAGCCATAGAAAGCTGACAACACCCACACAGAGAGCAGGAGAGTCATCCACATCCATCTTCTCCTGGCCAGAAGTGTTAAAAACATGAGTAAAAAAAAGCTTTGAAAATACACGTTAAAAAGAGAAAGACTGTGTTTAAGGAAAGGAAAATAAACCGTGAGGGTTCCCACTATGAGCCACGGGAACCCACCGTAGGGATGGTAAGACCTTATCAACTCAGCAAAAAGATAGAAGATAGGTAGCAGTAACACGTGAGACTTCTTTGTCAAGTAGACCGGCAAGGTAAACTGAAAGAGGGTGAGAAAAAGTACAAAAGGTACTACAAGAGCGTAAGCGAGAGGCCAGCTGATGCCTCCATACTGGGTTACCGCTATGGTGGCACACTTAAGGGACAGAAGGAAGAACACAAAACCTGATATGGTCCAGAAACGCACATTAATATCTTTCAGAAGTATGTAAAGGCCCAGAAGGGAGAAGTACCAGACAGCCATGTGGGAAAAAGGGAGGTAGAGGCAAAATCCCACCAAAAGGCCCTTGAAAAAGTCCCTCATCGCTTAGAAGACAGAGCCAAGAGGGCCGTACCCATCACTATAAGAAGAGCACCCAAAAGGCGTAAAACTGTTATCCTTTCTCCCAGGAGTAAGGAGGCGAGGATAGAGGCCCACAGGGGAGAGATGGAAGCTATTGGAGCCACCACCGACACCTCTCCCTCCTTTACCGCGTGGAAGAAAAAGAACATTCCCAAGAAACCTG includes the following:
- a CDS encoding TolC family protein, which gives rise to MEGFSILRKRNHDVQISLLEVEKAKGSLLQAKLLPNPTLSVSYTGTEISGGRIRDNSNTLFSVRLDQQIELGGKRHYRVLAEDMGVKAQQYASLQTLRDAYLNYVQAFFKTLSDREYLLYLREDLGSYDKILSLQEEKWNKGVISLIDLMKLKAYRVDLQNAILQAEANYKSDLYQLSFLLNMDNIEPLKENMGEPEASLEELLKRAVAQDPQIRQLESLARSWDYRIKLLQAYRIPDIDVGVEYDSFGVKYRPGLGVGVAITLPIFDRRQGDLLSAFSTRQQILLQLEKAKRQVETQVRQAYLQYFASRQSYLNMKNLKGQMDELLERTKRAYLLGGLSVLDFLDTLRTYRAFMYNFLSSYYGYLQAYYSLLVTAWALP
- a CDS encoding efflux RND transporter periplasmic adaptor subunit, yielding MKRGKLGLLSLFFLLMGCQKSKPVTESKGLTPRIQVVEEMRVPDTLDVVALVQPDKEGTVQISAKVQGILQDIKVKVGDQVRKGQILATLKSPDMADLYWQMAALRTQVEHAWRLYQVKKELYEAGAVPKLELMEAEQNYKVLKAQLSGLEKKLSYYGGGSGSSIITAPVDGVVYEIKAQPGEMVSPDRVILSVADPNRILLALQIPQDRDVSLQKGQRVKLILAGRSLEGVVQYVGNVVNPDTKSYSVYVKPLCSDCAFRINQLLSVKIQTGERSLLVIPSDALLYKDGKFYVLAWQKNQITPVQVRFVSSLSNNRVAVEGLPAGSEVIREAINWEKP
- the oadA gene encoding sodium-extruding oxaloacetate decarboxylase subunit alpha, whose protein sequence is MRKIEITDVSLRDGIQSLLATRVRTEDMLPIISILDKCGFWSLEVWGGATFDVCLRYLKEDPWERLRKFKEHTPNTRLEMLLRGQNIVGYRHYPDDVVEAFVKKAYDNGIEVFRIFDALNDTRNLRKAIETAKKVGAVVKGVLSYTISPVHTVEYYLRVAKELVDMGVDILSIKDQAGILSPKMAHDLVSALKSEFPHYPVHLHTQTTADLAQMAQLKGIEAGADMIDTVFYSLSCQTSHPPGETMIYVLRELGYRVDVDEKLYKKAGDMFVEVRKKYKKFDLLPPYPDVGVLTHQVPGGMITNFINQLREQGMEDKLPEVLEEVVRVREDLGYPPLVTPTSQIVGTQAFLNVLHGERYKVVTKETKDYVKGLYGKPPAPVKEEILKKILGDEEPIYHIRPADLLEPELEKVREEALKAGARSEEDILSYALFPMIAKEYFQWRESYEKGEAVSPEVELSQEEREKIPVEFVITVHGEQYHVQIAGRGEPTQEGKSFFIRLDGRLEEVIIKPLREVSAVTTPYGEIYGGEEVKPKRPRPVGVGDVTSPISGKVVSIKVSVGQEVKEGDVLFTVEAMKMENEVHSPVDGVVEEILAVPGEVVNPDEVVIKIKPKI
- a CDS encoding efflux RND transporter permease subunit, with product MMVRWILFVWDNARTVLILWVIVVLGALLALKSLNVEAFPDPSPPIVEVVAIYPGRSAEEVEKLITLPLEIAFSGMRGLERINSISLYSLCDIKLKFSYDIPYREARQEVINRLSTVSLPDNVQPQIIPNPLGEVMRYVVEGPADLMTLRTIQDWVVARYIKTAYGVEDVASYGGFIKAYVVDLIPEKMLAYGVSFQDVVNALSRSNSSAGGVPTQIGKQQLVVLGSGLIKSLDDIKKVVVGLKGNVPITLDQVAYVRVGNLPRTGIVGLNRKDDVVMGVVILRKDAKSIPAIRSIREKIEQLNKYILPSGFRVIPFYERGKLVDEVIHKVTWIALEGILLVFVTTLLLLGSWVSALAVALTVPISLVVALGVLSLQGESVNFLSIAAIDFGIIADIPILFMENYLRIRGSKPAGLSALTKSTVEVGPLLILSLLFILIAFIPVFLMSGAERQIFFPMVKTYLLAIGTCLILTFTFLIAVLRFFAKKDSLKSPFFWIYLENLYEKVLRKLLSTKHTLWLVMIGLLAILTVVLMMRTGFEFIPTMDEGNIYMRVIFPYSISLEQTYENAKRIRDLLLTVPEIKTVEFQVGRPEDGTDPTGPFNSEYFIDLKPYSQWRDGLNKKDLEEEIRQKVASLFPYADISVSQYIQDNLAEAMSGVKGENSLKIFGDDLYTLDKLAMQAKSLLQKVDGLEEVGVFRELGQPYLRIEVDRQRASSYGINAQDVTDLVAAALGGKEVTQVMEGDKRFSLLVSLPEEYRNNIEKIKNIPLFTPSGYSVPLSSVADIKLTEGPSFIYRENYKRYIPIKFDISSKDKVGTVRKAQELLSKYLHLPEGYRLEWSGQWEEFVKFVKRLSLSGSVALFLLLLLLFSYLRSIKNALLVMVGVLMAAFGSVLSLYVAGITVNVSAMVGFVSILGITLLNISIMMNHYHQLLKLGMEKEEACITTAKEKLRSVVLSGFVASAGLLPSALSHGVGTQIQKPLAVVVVGGMLVTTFLTLTLVPPLLKLSDAQG
- a CDS encoding response regulator transcription factor, encoding MRPKVFVVEDDIDLLETVVHYLEEEGFQAEGFRDGSSFIRRIRDDVPHLVLLDVMLPDHDGFSLARYLKTNPATKSVPIVFITVKGMEDDRLKGFELGADDYITKPFSLRELLARIRAVLRRSGHLKSEGIYQLGELQIDTQKMEVRRGKEKIYLTPTEFKILECLLENYGRPVSREYLIEAVLKKDVYDRTIDVHVKNLREKLGKEGQAIRTVRGIGYKIEL
- the lnt gene encoding apolipoprotein N-acyltransferase, producing the protein MRDFFKGLLVGFCLYLPFSHMAVWYFSLLGLYILLKDINVRFWTISGFVFFLLSLKCATIAVTQYGGISWPLAYALVVPFVLFLTLFQFTLPVYLTKKSHVLLLPIFYLFAELIRSYHPYGGFPWLIVGTLTVYFPFLKHSLSLFNVYFQSFFLLMFLTLLARRRWMWMTLLLSVWVLSAFYGYTQLEKKMTSAKEILVALVQTAVPQQDKLRKDLFYQHTDSILDLLQQAVSKKPDLTVLPESALPFFFSEEDMMEPLYRMSYLSPILVGLVDIREGTKPYNSAYLLANGRLVDHYDKVKLMPIGEFLPEPFGFLKRLFPAISGIDYVPGDQIRPLRLGDIRIATPICFEIAHMSLVHKMADGAHLVAVLTNDGWFNNSDCSYQHLLWAKVRALELGKYVLWVNNSGDTGAIAPDGSIVKRLGYMHRGFIYVRVKLLANRP